In Corallococcus macrosporus, the following are encoded in one genomic region:
- a CDS encoding CstA-like transporter-associated (seleno)protein produces MKLPHALQHGWRQAVRTARAMIGVPDYDTYVAHMRRHHPDRAVMTYAEFFNDRLQARYRAGGGRCC; encoded by the coding sequence GTGAAGCTCCCGCATGCGCTCCAGCACGGCTGGCGCCAGGCCGTGCGCACCGCACGCGCGATGATTGGCGTGCCGGACTACGACACCTACGTCGCCCACATGCGCCGTCACCATCCGGACCGCGCGGTGATGACCTACGCGGAGTTTTTCAACGACCGCCTCCAGGCCCGCTACCGCGCCGGAGGCGGCCGGTGCTGCTGA
- a CDS encoding RICIN domain-containing protein, whose protein sequence is MSRTSTPFRTWALGAVLLASVGGCSGAEDAPATGEPMGAVASAALSTRVVGYLPTWAGDVNTLQYSKLSHINYAFALPTASGGLTGVSSSDARLRSLVTLAHAQGVKVLIAVGGWNDGNDSGFEQMAANATARTAFVNNVVNFVNAAGLDGVDIDWEYPDPGTSGSNYALLMNQLGTAMHSRGKLLTAAVVANGYTGGGVPASVFNDVDFLNIMAYDGGQPHSTYDLAVQSLNYWKGRGLPASKAVLGVPFYGRSPSSYVGYSELVARDPQAPYKDNVGDVYYNGIATIQAKTQLGKQNGGVMIWELSQDTSGSTSLLNAIYSVAQGTGGGTGTYRLVNKASGRCVDISGPSTADGAIIHQWACHTGTSQQWSMEATDSGYYRFVSRYSGKALDVKDVSTADGAGLQQWGYGGGSNQQFKPVNLGNGYYRLEARHSGKVLDVTGCLQGSGDGTLLQQWTWSNNDCQQFRMEAL, encoded by the coding sequence GTGTCTCGTACCTCGACGCCGTTCCGGACGTGGGCGCTGGGCGCCGTGTTGCTGGCATCAGTGGGAGGCTGCTCGGGGGCGGAGGACGCTCCTGCCACTGGTGAGCCCATGGGAGCGGTGGCGTCGGCCGCGCTGTCGACGCGCGTGGTGGGCTACCTGCCGACGTGGGCGGGGGACGTGAACACGTTGCAGTACTCGAAGCTTTCGCACATCAACTACGCGTTCGCGCTGCCTACGGCGTCCGGCGGGCTCACGGGCGTGAGCAGCTCTGACGCGCGGCTGCGCTCGCTGGTGACGCTGGCGCATGCGCAGGGCGTGAAGGTGCTCATTGCCGTCGGCGGTTGGAACGACGGCAACGACAGCGGCTTCGAGCAGATGGCCGCCAACGCGACCGCGCGCACGGCGTTCGTGAACAACGTGGTGAACTTCGTCAACGCGGCCGGGCTGGACGGCGTGGACATCGACTGGGAGTACCCGGACCCGGGCACGTCGGGGAGCAACTACGCGCTGCTGATGAACCAGCTGGGCACCGCGATGCACAGCCGCGGCAAGCTGCTCACGGCGGCGGTGGTGGCCAACGGCTACACGGGTGGCGGCGTGCCGGCGTCGGTGTTCAACGACGTCGATTTCCTCAACATCATGGCCTACGACGGCGGGCAGCCGCATTCGACGTATGACCTGGCGGTCCAGTCGCTGAACTACTGGAAGGGGCGCGGGCTGCCGGCGTCCAAGGCGGTGCTGGGCGTGCCGTTCTACGGGCGCTCGCCGTCGAGCTACGTGGGGTACTCGGAGCTCGTCGCTCGCGACCCGCAGGCGCCGTACAAGGACAACGTCGGCGACGTCTATTACAACGGCATCGCGACCATCCAGGCGAAGACGCAGCTGGGGAAGCAGAACGGCGGCGTGATGATCTGGGAGCTGTCCCAGGACACGTCCGGGAGCACGTCGCTGCTCAACGCCATCTACTCCGTGGCGCAGGGCACGGGCGGCGGCACTGGGACGTACCGGCTGGTGAACAAGGCCTCCGGGCGCTGCGTGGACATCAGCGGTCCCAGCACGGCGGACGGCGCCATCATCCACCAGTGGGCCTGCCACACGGGCACGAGCCAGCAGTGGTCCATGGAGGCGACGGACAGCGGCTACTACCGCTTCGTGTCGCGCTACAGCGGCAAGGCGCTGGACGTGAAGGACGTGAGCACCGCGGACGGCGCGGGGCTCCAGCAGTGGGGTTACGGTGGCGGGAGCAACCAGCAGTTCAAGCCCGTGAACCTGGGCAACGGCTACTACCGGCTGGAGGCCCGCCACAGCGGCAAGGTGCTGGACGTGACGGGCTGCCTGCAGGGCAGCGGTGACGGGACGCTGCTCCAGCAGTGGACCTGGTCCAACAACGACTGCCAGCAGTTCCGGATGGAAGCGCTGTAG
- a CDS encoding carbon starvation CstA family protein: MALALAGAFSLGVVALHRGESISAIWLVVASVAVFMLGYRFYGRFIAEKALQVDPTRATPAERRNDGLDYVPTDRWVVFGHHFAAIAGAGPLVGPVLAAQMGYLPGTLWILAGVVVAGAVQDFVTLFLSVRRDGKSLGDMVRMELGPAAGVTAMVGVLMIMMIILAVLALVVVKALTHSPWGTFTVAMTIPIAVMMGLYLRYVRPGKVLEVSIVGFVLLMLSIWLGGQVSESGTWAPWFTFDSRTLAWLLISYGFCAAVLPVWLLLAPRDYLSTFLKIGTVLLLAVGIVLAAPHMKMPAVTRFVDGSGPVFSGSLFPFLFITIACGAVSGWHSLIASGTTPKMLATEGDAKLVGYGAMLMEAFVAIMALIAASVLEPGVYFAMNSPAALIGTTATQAATTLSQWGFVITPEMLEQTARDIGETTILSRAGGAPTLAVGMAQILHGLVSGQGMMAFWYHYAILFEALFILTTVDAGTRVGRFMIQELAGLVYAPLKRTESWGANLLATALCVAAWGYFLYQGVVDPLGGINTLWPLFGIANQMLAAVALTLGCVALVKMKRERYVWVPGIPAAWLVLCTVTAGFQKVFGGDVRVSFVAHARAFSQAVAEGRVIAPAKSVEEMEAIIRNDYLDAALTVFFMVVVIATVLFGVRAALRARRSPEATSHETPYVAAALPVKP, from the coding sequence GTGGCCTTGGCCCTGGCGGGCGCCTTCAGCCTGGGCGTGGTGGCACTGCACCGGGGCGAGTCCATCAGCGCCATCTGGCTCGTGGTCGCTTCGGTCGCGGTGTTCATGCTGGGATATCGTTTCTACGGCCGTTTCATTGCCGAAAAAGCGCTCCAGGTGGACCCCACGCGCGCCACCCCCGCCGAGCGCCGCAACGACGGCCTGGACTACGTGCCCACCGACCGATGGGTCGTCTTCGGCCACCACTTCGCGGCCATCGCGGGCGCGGGCCCGCTGGTGGGCCCGGTGCTGGCGGCGCAGATGGGCTACCTGCCCGGCACGCTGTGGATATTGGCGGGCGTGGTGGTGGCCGGCGCGGTGCAGGACTTCGTGACGCTGTTCCTCTCCGTGCGCCGCGACGGCAAGTCGCTGGGCGACATGGTGCGCATGGAGCTGGGGCCCGCGGCCGGTGTGACGGCGATGGTGGGCGTGCTGATGATCATGATGATCATCCTCGCGGTGCTGGCGCTGGTGGTCGTGAAGGCCCTGACGCACAGCCCCTGGGGCACCTTCACCGTCGCGATGACCATCCCCATCGCGGTGATGATGGGCCTGTACCTGCGCTACGTGCGGCCCGGCAAGGTGCTGGAGGTGTCCATCGTCGGCTTCGTGCTCCTGATGCTCAGCATCTGGCTGGGCGGCCAGGTGTCCGAGTCCGGCACCTGGGCCCCCTGGTTCACCTTCGACAGCCGCACGCTGGCGTGGCTGCTCATCAGCTACGGGTTCTGCGCGGCAGTGCTGCCGGTGTGGCTGCTGCTCGCGCCGCGCGACTACCTGTCCACCTTCCTGAAGATTGGCACCGTGCTGCTCCTGGCGGTGGGCATCGTGCTGGCGGCGCCGCACATGAAGATGCCGGCGGTGACGCGGTTCGTGGACGGCTCCGGGCCGGTGTTCTCCGGCAGCCTGTTCCCGTTCCTCTTCATCACCATCGCGTGCGGCGCGGTGTCCGGGTGGCACTCGCTCATCGCCTCCGGCACCACGCCGAAGATGCTCGCCACGGAGGGGGACGCGAAGCTCGTGGGCTACGGCGCCATGCTGATGGAGGCGTTCGTGGCCATCATGGCGCTCATCGCCGCGTCGGTGCTGGAGCCCGGCGTCTACTTCGCCATGAACTCGCCCGCGGCACTCATCGGCACCACCGCGACGCAGGCGGCGACGACGCTCAGCCAGTGGGGCTTCGTCATCACCCCGGAGATGCTGGAGCAGACGGCGCGCGACATCGGTGAGACGACCATCCTGTCTCGCGCGGGCGGCGCGCCCACCCTCGCGGTGGGCATGGCGCAGATCCTCCATGGCCTGGTGTCGGGCCAGGGGATGATGGCCTTCTGGTACCACTACGCCATCCTCTTCGAGGCCCTCTTCATCCTCACCACCGTGGACGCCGGCACGCGCGTGGGGCGCTTCATGATTCAAGAGCTGGCGGGCCTGGTGTACGCGCCGCTCAAGCGCACGGAGTCCTGGGGCGCGAACCTGCTGGCCACCGCGCTGTGCGTCGCCGCCTGGGGTTACTTCCTCTACCAGGGCGTGGTGGATCCGCTGGGAGGCATCAACACGCTGTGGCCGCTGTTCGGCATCGCCAACCAGATGCTCGCCGCGGTGGCGCTGACGCTGGGCTGCGTGGCACTGGTGAAGATGAAGCGCGAGCGCTACGTGTGGGTGCCCGGCATCCCCGCCGCGTGGCTGGTGCTGTGCACCGTCACCGCCGGCTTCCAGAAGGTCTTCGGCGGCGACGTGCGCGTGAGCTTCGTGGCCCACGCGCGGGCCTTCTCCCAGGCGGTCGCCGAAGGGCGCGTCATCGCCCCCGCGAAGTCCGTGGAGGAGATGGAGGCCATCATCCGAAATGACTACCTGGATGCCGCCCTCACCGTGTTCTTCATGGTCGTCGTCATCGCGACGGTGCTCTTCGGCGTGCGCGCCGCGCTCCGGGCCCGGCGCTCGCCGGAGGCCACCTCGCACGAGACGCCCTACGTGGCCGCGGCCCTCCCGGTGAAGCCGTGA